From a single Mus musculus strain C57BL/6J chromosome 12, GRCm38.p6 C57BL/6J genomic region:
- the Pacs2 gene encoding phosphofurin acidic cluster sorting protein 2 isoform X13: MAERGRLGLPGAPGALNTPVPMNLFATWEVDGSSPSCVPRLCSLTLKKLAVLRELEKELLSVVIAVKMQGSKRVLRSHEIVLPPSGQVETDLALTFSLQYPHFLKREGNKLQIMLQRRKRYKNRTILGYKTLAAGSINMAEVMQHPSEGGQVLSLCSSIKEASVKVAEIWIVSLSSQPIDHEDSAMQAGPKTKSTDNYSEEEYESFSSEQEASDDAVQGQDLDEDDFDVGKPKKQRRSIVRTTSMTRQQNFKQKVVALLRRFKVSEEVLDSEQDPAEHVPEVEEDLDLLYDTLDVENPSDSGPDMDDDDSVLSTPKPKLRPYFEGLSHSSSQTEIGSIHSARSHREPPSPADVPEKTRSLGGKQQLSDSVSDTVALSAAVPREPSGQPEDSPEAETSTLDVFTEKLPPSGRIIKTESLVIPSTRSESKPAGRRGRSTSLKERQPARPQNERANSLDNERCPDTRSQLQVRIPRKTVYDQLNHILISDDQLPENIILVNTSDWQGQLVPL; the protein is encoded by the exons GTTGTGTAGCCTGACCCTGAAGAAGCTGGCAGTGCTCCGGGAACTGGAAAAAGAACTCCTGTCCGTGGTGATTGCCGTCAAGATGCAG GGTTCCAAGCGTGTCTTGAGATCACATGAGATTGTGTTGCCTCCTAGTGGACAAGTGGAAACTGACCTGGCTCTGACCTTCTCTCTCCAG TACCCCCACTTCCTGAAGCGGGAAGGCAACAAGCTGCAGATCATGCTACAGCGCAGGAAGCGGTACAAGAACAGGACGATCCTGGGCTACAAAACGCTGGCCGCGGGCTCCATCAACATGGCTGAG GTGATGCAGCACCCCTCTGAGGGCGGCCAAGTTCTGAGCCTCTGCAGCAGCATCAAAGAGGCCTCTGTCAAGGTGGCCGAGATCTGGATCGTCTCCCTGTCCAGCCAGCCCATCGACCATGAGGATAGTGCCATGCAGGCTGGCCCCAAGACCAAGTCCACAG ATAACTACTCTGAGGAGGAGTATGAGAGCTTTTCCTCTGAACAAGAAGCCAGTGACGATGCTGTACAAGGGCAG GATCTTGACGAGGACGACTTTGATGTGGGAAAACCCAAGAAGCAGCGGCGCTCGATAGTAAGAACGACGTCCATGACCAGG CAACAGAACTTCAAGCAGAAGGTGGTGGCGCTACTGCGCAGGTTCAAGGTGTCAGAGGAG GTCTTGGATTCGGAGCAGGACCCTGCAGAACATGTTCCCGAGGTGGAGGAGGACCTGGATCTTCTCTATGACACGCTGGATGTGGAGAACCCCAGCGACAGTGGCCCTGACATGGATGACGATGACAGTGTCCTTAGCACCCCCAAGCCCAAGCTCAG GCCTTACTTCGAAGGCCTGTCTCACTCCAGCTCACAGACAGAGATAGGGAGCATCCACAGTGCCCGGAGCCACAGGGAGCCTCCAAGCCCG GCTGATGTACCTGAGAAGACGCGATCCCTGGGAGGCAAGCAGCAGCTCAGCGACAGCGTCTCTGACACGGTGGCCCTT AGTGCAGCAGTCCCCCGGGAACCATCAGGGCAACCTGAGGACAGCCCAGAGGCTGAGACCTCCACCTTAGATGTGTTCACCGAGAAGCTGCCTCCCAGTGGAAGAATCATCAAGACTGAGTCACTTGTCATCCCCTCCACCAG GTCAGAATCAAAGCCGGCCGGCCGCCGGGGCCGGAGCACATCCCTGAAGGAGCGACAGCCTGCTCGGCCACAGAATGAACGGGCCAACAGCCTAGACAATGAGCGCTGTCCAGACACGAGGAGCCAGCTTCAGGTTAGG ATTCCCAGGAAAACTGTGTATGACCAATTGAACCACATCCTCATCTCTGATGACCAACTCCCCGAGAATATCATTCTCGTCAACACCTCTGACTGGCAGGGACAG CTTGTCCCTCTCTAG
- the Pacs2 gene encoding phosphofurin acidic cluster sorting protein 2 isoform X1, with product MAERGRLGLPGAPGALNTPVPMNLFATWEVDGSSPSCVPRLCSLTLKKLAVLRELEKELLSVVIAVKMQGSKRVLRSHEIVLPPSGQVETDLALTFSLQYPHFLKREGNKLQIMLQRRKRYKNRTILGYKTLAAGSINMAEVMQHPSEGGQVLSLCSSIKEASVKVAEIWIVSLSSQPIDHEDSAMQAGPKTKSTDNYSEEEYESFSSEQEASDDAVQGQDLDEDDFDVGKPKKQRRSIVRTTSMTRQQNFKQKVVALLRRFKVSEEVLDSEQDPAEHVPEVEEDLDLLYDTLDVENPSDSGPDMDDDDSVLSTPKPKLRPYFEGLSHSSSQTEIGSIHSARSHREPPSPADVPEKTRSLGGKQQLSDSVSDTVALSAAVPREPSGQPEDSPEAETSTLDVFTEKLPPSGRIIKTESLVIPSTRSESKPAGRRGRSTSLKERQPARPQNERANSLDNERCPDTRSQLQVRIPRKTVYDQLNHILISDDQLPENIILVNTSDWQGQFLSDVLQKHTLPVVCTCSAADVQAAFSTIVSRIQRYCNCNSQPPTPVKIAVAGAQHYLSAILRLFVEQLSHKTPDWLGYMRFLIIPLGSHPVARYLGSVDYRYNNFFQDLAWRDLFNKLEAQSSVQDTPDIVSRITQYISGANCAHQLPIAEAMLTYKQKRKKHFHFDFTLSPDEESSQRFIPFVGVVKVGIVEPSSATSGDSDDAAPSSSSILSSTPPSASTSPAAKEASPTPPSSPSVSGGLSSPSQGVGAELMGLQVDYWTAAQPADRKRDAEKKDMPTTKNTLKCTFRSLQVSRLPSSGEAAATPTMSMTVVTKEKNKKVMFLPKKTKDKEVESKSQCIEGISRLICTAKHQQNMLRGRQMVRWPSPTVLIDGVECSDVKFFQLAAQWSSHVKHFPICIFGHSKATF from the exons GTTGTGTAGCCTGACCCTGAAGAAGCTGGCAGTGCTCCGGGAACTGGAAAAAGAACTCCTGTCCGTGGTGATTGCCGTCAAGATGCAG GGTTCCAAGCGTGTCTTGAGATCACATGAGATTGTGTTGCCTCCTAGTGGACAAGTGGAAACTGACCTGGCTCTGACCTTCTCTCTCCAG TACCCCCACTTCCTGAAGCGGGAAGGCAACAAGCTGCAGATCATGCTACAGCGCAGGAAGCGGTACAAGAACAGGACGATCCTGGGCTACAAAACGCTGGCCGCGGGCTCCATCAACATGGCTGAG GTGATGCAGCACCCCTCTGAGGGCGGCCAAGTTCTGAGCCTCTGCAGCAGCATCAAAGAGGCCTCTGTCAAGGTGGCCGAGATCTGGATCGTCTCCCTGTCCAGCCAGCCCATCGACCATGAGGATAGTGCCATGCAGGCTGGCCCCAAGACCAAGTCCACAG ATAACTACTCTGAGGAGGAGTATGAGAGCTTTTCCTCTGAACAAGAAGCCAGTGACGATGCTGTACAAGGGCAG GATCTTGACGAGGACGACTTTGATGTGGGAAAACCCAAGAAGCAGCGGCGCTCGATAGTAAGAACGACGTCCATGACCAGG CAACAGAACTTCAAGCAGAAGGTGGTGGCGCTACTGCGCAGGTTCAAGGTGTCAGAGGAG GTCTTGGATTCGGAGCAGGACCCTGCAGAACATGTTCCCGAGGTGGAGGAGGACCTGGATCTTCTCTATGACACGCTGGATGTGGAGAACCCCAGCGACAGTGGCCCTGACATGGATGACGATGACAGTGTCCTTAGCACCCCCAAGCCCAAGCTCAG GCCTTACTTCGAAGGCCTGTCTCACTCCAGCTCACAGACAGAGATAGGGAGCATCCACAGTGCCCGGAGCCACAGGGAGCCTCCAAGCCCG GCTGATGTACCTGAGAAGACGCGATCCCTGGGAGGCAAGCAGCAGCTCAGCGACAGCGTCTCTGACACGGTGGCCCTT AGTGCAGCAGTCCCCCGGGAACCATCAGGGCAACCTGAGGACAGCCCAGAGGCTGAGACCTCCACCTTAGATGTGTTCACCGAGAAGCTGCCTCCCAGTGGAAGAATCATCAAGACTGAGTCACTTGTCATCCCCTCCACCAG GTCAGAATCAAAGCCGGCCGGCCGCCGGGGCCGGAGCACATCCCTGAAGGAGCGACAGCCTGCTCGGCCACAGAATGAACGGGCCAACAGCCTAGACAATGAGCGCTGTCCAGACACGAGGAGCCAGCTTCAGGTTAGG ATTCCCAGGAAAACTGTGTATGACCAATTGAACCACATCCTCATCTCTGATGACCAACTCCCCGAGAATATCATTCTCGTCAACACCTCTGACTGGCAGGGACAG TTCCTCTCAGATGTCCTGCAGAAGCATACACTTCCTGTGGTCTGCACGTGCTCTGCTGCTGACGTGCAGGCTGCCTTCAGCACCATTGTCTCTCGGATACAGCGATA CTGCAACTGCAATTCTCAGCCACCGACCCCTGTGAAGATCGCAGTGGCGGGAGCGCAGCATTACCTCAGCGCCATCCTGCGGCTCTTCGTGGAGCAGCTGTCTCACAAGACACCTGACTGGCTCGGCTACATGCGCTTCCTCATCATCCCACTGG GCTCCCACCCCGTGGCCAGGTACCTGGGCTCTGTGGACTACCGCTACAACAACTTCTTCCAGGATCTGGCCTGGAGAGACCTGTTCAACAAGCTGGAAGCCCAGAGCAGTG TGCAGGACACACCAGACATCGTGTCACGCATCACCCAGTACATCTCAGGAGCCAACTGTGCTCACCAGCTCCCCATCGCAGAGGCCATGCTGACCTACAAGCAGAAGAG gaaaaagcatttTCACTTTGACTTTACCCTGAG CCCTGATGAAGAATCCTCTCAGAGGTTCATTCCCTTTGTCGGG GTTGTGAAGGTTGGAATCGTGGAACCATCTTCAGCCACATCAG GAGACTCTGACGACGCAGCCCCCTCAAGCTCCAGCATACTCTCTTCTACCCCACCGTCTGCATCTACATCTCCGGCGGCCAAGGAGGCTTCGCCTaccccaccctcctccccttcaGTGAGTGGAGGCCTGTCCTCCCCCAG cCAGGGCGTCGGTGCTGAGCTCATGGGGCTGCAGGTGGACTACTGGACAGCAGCGCAGCCTGCGGACAGGAAGAGAGATGCCGAGAAGAAGGACATGCCCACCACCAAAAACACGCTCAAGTGCACTTTCCGGTCCCTCCAGGTCAGCAGGCTGCCCAGCAGTGGTGAGGCTGCAGCCACACCCACCATGTCCATGACTGTCGTCACCaaggagaagaacaagaagg tgatgtttTTGCCCAAGAAAACAAAGGACAAGGAAGTGGAATCCAAAAGCCAGTGCATCGAGGGCATCAGCCGGCTGATCTGCACAGCTAAGCACCAACAGAACATGCTTCGGG GCAGGCAGATGGTCAGGTGGCCCTCTCCCACAGTCCTCATCGACGGCGTGGAATGCAGCGATGTCAAGTTCTTCCAGCTGGCTGCCCAGTGGTCTTCTCACGTGAAGCACTTCCCCATCTGCATCTTTGGACACTCCAAAGCCACCTTCTAG
- the Pacs2 gene encoding phosphofurin acidic cluster sorting protein 2 isoform X6 has protein sequence MAERGRLGLPGAPGALNTPVPMNLFATWEVDGSSPSCVPRLCSLTLKKLAVLRELEKELLSVVIAVKMQGSKRVLRSHEIVLPPSGQVETDLALTFSLQYPHFLKREGNKLQIMLQRRKRYKNRTILGYKTLAAGSINMAEVMQHPSEGGQVLSLCSSIKEASVKVAEIWIVSLSSQPIDHEDSAMQAGPKTKSTDNYSEEEYESFSSEQEASDDAVQGQDLDEDDFDVGKPKKQRRSIVRTTSMTRQQNFKQKVVALLRRFKVSEEVLDSEQDPAEHVPEVEEDLDLLYDTLDVENPSDSGPDMDDDDSVLSTPKPKLRPYFEGLSHSSSQTEIGSIHSARSHREPPSPADVPEKTRSLGGKQQLSDSVSDTVALSAAVPREPSGQPEDSPEAETSTLDVFTEKLPPSGRIIKTESLVIPSTRSESKPAGRRGRSTSLKERQPARPQNERANSLDNERCPDTRSQLQVRIPRKTVYDQLNHILISDDQLPENIILVNTSDWQGQFLSDVLQKHTLPVVCTCSAADVQAAFSTIVSRIQRYCNCNSQPPTPVKIAVAGAQHYLSAILRLFVEQLSHKTPDWLGYMRFLIIPLGSHPVARYLGSVDYRYNNFFQDLAWRDLFNKLEAQSSVQDTPDIVSRITQYISGANCAHQLPIAEAMLTYKQKRKKHFHFDFTLSPDEESSQRFIPFVGVVKVGIVEPSSATSGDSDDAAPSSSSILSSTPPSASTSPAAKEASPTPPSSPSVSGGLSSPSQGVGAELMGLQVDYWTAAQPADRKRDAEKKDMPTTKNTLKCTFRSLQVSRLPSSGEAAATPTMSMTVVTKEKNKKVMFLPKKTKDKEVESKSQCIEGISRLICTAKHQQNMLRVLIDGVECSDVKFFQLAAQWSSHVKHFPICIFGHSKATF, from the exons GTTGTGTAGCCTGACCCTGAAGAAGCTGGCAGTGCTCCGGGAACTGGAAAAAGAACTCCTGTCCGTGGTGATTGCCGTCAAGATGCAG GGTTCCAAGCGTGTCTTGAGATCACATGAGATTGTGTTGCCTCCTAGTGGACAAGTGGAAACTGACCTGGCTCTGACCTTCTCTCTCCAG TACCCCCACTTCCTGAAGCGGGAAGGCAACAAGCTGCAGATCATGCTACAGCGCAGGAAGCGGTACAAGAACAGGACGATCCTGGGCTACAAAACGCTGGCCGCGGGCTCCATCAACATGGCTGAG GTGATGCAGCACCCCTCTGAGGGCGGCCAAGTTCTGAGCCTCTGCAGCAGCATCAAAGAGGCCTCTGTCAAGGTGGCCGAGATCTGGATCGTCTCCCTGTCCAGCCAGCCCATCGACCATGAGGATAGTGCCATGCAGGCTGGCCCCAAGACCAAGTCCACAG ATAACTACTCTGAGGAGGAGTATGAGAGCTTTTCCTCTGAACAAGAAGCCAGTGACGATGCTGTACAAGGGCAG GATCTTGACGAGGACGACTTTGATGTGGGAAAACCCAAGAAGCAGCGGCGCTCGATAGTAAGAACGACGTCCATGACCAGG CAACAGAACTTCAAGCAGAAGGTGGTGGCGCTACTGCGCAGGTTCAAGGTGTCAGAGGAG GTCTTGGATTCGGAGCAGGACCCTGCAGAACATGTTCCCGAGGTGGAGGAGGACCTGGATCTTCTCTATGACACGCTGGATGTGGAGAACCCCAGCGACAGTGGCCCTGACATGGATGACGATGACAGTGTCCTTAGCACCCCCAAGCCCAAGCTCAG GCCTTACTTCGAAGGCCTGTCTCACTCCAGCTCACAGACAGAGATAGGGAGCATCCACAGTGCCCGGAGCCACAGGGAGCCTCCAAGCCCG GCTGATGTACCTGAGAAGACGCGATCCCTGGGAGGCAAGCAGCAGCTCAGCGACAGCGTCTCTGACACGGTGGCCCTT AGTGCAGCAGTCCCCCGGGAACCATCAGGGCAACCTGAGGACAGCCCAGAGGCTGAGACCTCCACCTTAGATGTGTTCACCGAGAAGCTGCCTCCCAGTGGAAGAATCATCAAGACTGAGTCACTTGTCATCCCCTCCACCAG GTCAGAATCAAAGCCGGCCGGCCGCCGGGGCCGGAGCACATCCCTGAAGGAGCGACAGCCTGCTCGGCCACAGAATGAACGGGCCAACAGCCTAGACAATGAGCGCTGTCCAGACACGAGGAGCCAGCTTCAGGTTAGG ATTCCCAGGAAAACTGTGTATGACCAATTGAACCACATCCTCATCTCTGATGACCAACTCCCCGAGAATATCATTCTCGTCAACACCTCTGACTGGCAGGGACAG TTCCTCTCAGATGTCCTGCAGAAGCATACACTTCCTGTGGTCTGCACGTGCTCTGCTGCTGACGTGCAGGCTGCCTTCAGCACCATTGTCTCTCGGATACAGCGATA CTGCAACTGCAATTCTCAGCCACCGACCCCTGTGAAGATCGCAGTGGCGGGAGCGCAGCATTACCTCAGCGCCATCCTGCGGCTCTTCGTGGAGCAGCTGTCTCACAAGACACCTGACTGGCTCGGCTACATGCGCTTCCTCATCATCCCACTGG GCTCCCACCCCGTGGCCAGGTACCTGGGCTCTGTGGACTACCGCTACAACAACTTCTTCCAGGATCTGGCCTGGAGAGACCTGTTCAACAAGCTGGAAGCCCAGAGCAGTG TGCAGGACACACCAGACATCGTGTCACGCATCACCCAGTACATCTCAGGAGCCAACTGTGCTCACCAGCTCCCCATCGCAGAGGCCATGCTGACCTACAAGCAGAAGAG gaaaaagcatttTCACTTTGACTTTACCCTGAG CCCTGATGAAGAATCCTCTCAGAGGTTCATTCCCTTTGTCGGG GTTGTGAAGGTTGGAATCGTGGAACCATCTTCAGCCACATCAG GAGACTCTGACGACGCAGCCCCCTCAAGCTCCAGCATACTCTCTTCTACCCCACCGTCTGCATCTACATCTCCGGCGGCCAAGGAGGCTTCGCCTaccccaccctcctccccttcaGTGAGTGGAGGCCTGTCCTCCCCCAG cCAGGGCGTCGGTGCTGAGCTCATGGGGCTGCAGGTGGACTACTGGACAGCAGCGCAGCCTGCGGACAGGAAGAGAGATGCCGAGAAGAAGGACATGCCCACCACCAAAAACACGCTCAAGTGCACTTTCCGGTCCCTCCAGGTCAGCAGGCTGCCCAGCAGTGGTGAGGCTGCAGCCACACCCACCATGTCCATGACTGTCGTCACCaaggagaagaacaagaagg tgatgtttTTGCCCAAGAAAACAAAGGACAAGGAAGTGGAATCCAAAAGCCAGTGCATCGAGGGCATCAGCCGGCTGATCTGCACAGCTAAGCACCAACAGAACATGCTTCGGG TCCTCATCGACGGCGTGGAATGCAGCGATGTCAAGTTCTTCCAGCTGGCTGCCCAGTGGTCTTCTCACGTGAAGCACTTCCCCATCTGCATCTTTGGACACTCCAAAGCCACCTTCTAG
- the Pacs2 gene encoding phosphofurin acidic cluster sorting protein 2 isoform X9 produces the protein MAERGRLGLPGAPGALNTPVPMNLFATWEVDGSSPSCVPRLCSLTLKKLAVLRELEKELLSVVIAVKMQGSKRVLRSHEIVLPPSGQVETDLALTFSLQYPHFLKREGNKLQIMLQRRKRYKNRTILGYKTLAAGSINMAEVMQHPSEGGQVLSLCSSIKEASVKVAEIWIVSLSSQPIDHEDSAMQAGPKTKSTDNYSEEEYESFSSEQEASDDAVQGQDLDEDDFDVGKPKKQRRSIQQNFKQKVVALLRRFKVSEEVLDSEQDPAEHVPEVEEDLDLLYDTLDVENPSDSGPDMDDDDSVLSTPKPKLRPYFEGLSHSSSQTEIGSIHSARSHREPPSPADVPEKTRSLGGKQQLSDSVSDTVALSAAVPREPSGQPEDSPEAETSTLDVFTEKLPPSGRIIKTESLVIPSTRSESKPAGRRGRSTSLKERQPARPQNERANSLDNERCPDTRSQLQIPRKTVYDQLNHILISDDQLPENIILVNTSDWQGQFLSDVLQKHTLPVVCTCSAADVQAAFSTIVSRIQRYCNCNSQPPTPVKIAVAGAQHYLSAILRLFVEQLSHKTPDWLGYMRFLIIPLGSHPVARYLGSVDYRYNNFFQDLAWRDLFNKLEAQSSVQDTPDIVSRITQYISGANCAHQLPIAEAMLTYKQKSPDEESSQRFIPFVGVVKVGIVEPSSATSGDSDDAAPSSSSILSSTPPSASTSPAAKEASPTPPSSPSVSGGLSSPSQGVGAELMGLQVDYWTAAQPADRKRDAEKKDMPTTKNTLKCTFRSLQVSRLPSSGEAAATPTMSMTVVTKEKNKKVMFLPKKTKDKEVESKSQCIEGISRLICTAKHQQNMLRGRQMVRWPSPTVLIDGVECSDVKFFQLAAQWSSHVKHFPICIFGHSKATF, from the exons GTTGTGTAGCCTGACCCTGAAGAAGCTGGCAGTGCTCCGGGAACTGGAAAAAGAACTCCTGTCCGTGGTGATTGCCGTCAAGATGCAG GGTTCCAAGCGTGTCTTGAGATCACATGAGATTGTGTTGCCTCCTAGTGGACAAGTGGAAACTGACCTGGCTCTGACCTTCTCTCTCCAG TACCCCCACTTCCTGAAGCGGGAAGGCAACAAGCTGCAGATCATGCTACAGCGCAGGAAGCGGTACAAGAACAGGACGATCCTGGGCTACAAAACGCTGGCCGCGGGCTCCATCAACATGGCTGAG GTGATGCAGCACCCCTCTGAGGGCGGCCAAGTTCTGAGCCTCTGCAGCAGCATCAAAGAGGCCTCTGTCAAGGTGGCCGAGATCTGGATCGTCTCCCTGTCCAGCCAGCCCATCGACCATGAGGATAGTGCCATGCAGGCTGGCCCCAAGACCAAGTCCACAG ATAACTACTCTGAGGAGGAGTATGAGAGCTTTTCCTCTGAACAAGAAGCCAGTGACGATGCTGTACAAGGGCAG GATCTTGACGAGGACGACTTTGATGTGGGAAAACCCAAGAAGCAGCGGCGCTCGATA CAACAGAACTTCAAGCAGAAGGTGGTGGCGCTACTGCGCAGGTTCAAGGTGTCAGAGGAG GTCTTGGATTCGGAGCAGGACCCTGCAGAACATGTTCCCGAGGTGGAGGAGGACCTGGATCTTCTCTATGACACGCTGGATGTGGAGAACCCCAGCGACAGTGGCCCTGACATGGATGACGATGACAGTGTCCTTAGCACCCCCAAGCCCAAGCTCAG GCCTTACTTCGAAGGCCTGTCTCACTCCAGCTCACAGACAGAGATAGGGAGCATCCACAGTGCCCGGAGCCACAGGGAGCCTCCAAGCCCG GCTGATGTACCTGAGAAGACGCGATCCCTGGGAGGCAAGCAGCAGCTCAGCGACAGCGTCTCTGACACGGTGGCCCTT AGTGCAGCAGTCCCCCGGGAACCATCAGGGCAACCTGAGGACAGCCCAGAGGCTGAGACCTCCACCTTAGATGTGTTCACCGAGAAGCTGCCTCCCAGTGGAAGAATCATCAAGACTGAGTCACTTGTCATCCCCTCCACCAG GTCAGAATCAAAGCCGGCCGGCCGCCGGGGCCGGAGCACATCCCTGAAGGAGCGACAGCCTGCTCGGCCACAGAATGAACGGGCCAACAGCCTAGACAATGAGCGCTGTCCAGACACGAGGAGCCAGCTTCAG ATTCCCAGGAAAACTGTGTATGACCAATTGAACCACATCCTCATCTCTGATGACCAACTCCCCGAGAATATCATTCTCGTCAACACCTCTGACTGGCAGGGACAG TTCCTCTCAGATGTCCTGCAGAAGCATACACTTCCTGTGGTCTGCACGTGCTCTGCTGCTGACGTGCAGGCTGCCTTCAGCACCATTGTCTCTCGGATACAGCGATA CTGCAACTGCAATTCTCAGCCACCGACCCCTGTGAAGATCGCAGTGGCGGGAGCGCAGCATTACCTCAGCGCCATCCTGCGGCTCTTCGTGGAGCAGCTGTCTCACAAGACACCTGACTGGCTCGGCTACATGCGCTTCCTCATCATCCCACTGG GCTCCCACCCCGTGGCCAGGTACCTGGGCTCTGTGGACTACCGCTACAACAACTTCTTCCAGGATCTGGCCTGGAGAGACCTGTTCAACAAGCTGGAAGCCCAGAGCAGTG TGCAGGACACACCAGACATCGTGTCACGCATCACCCAGTACATCTCAGGAGCCAACTGTGCTCACCAGCTCCCCATCGCAGAGGCCATGCTGACCTACAAGCAGAAGAG CCCTGATGAAGAATCCTCTCAGAGGTTCATTCCCTTTGTCGGG GTTGTGAAGGTTGGAATCGTGGAACCATCTTCAGCCACATCAG GAGACTCTGACGACGCAGCCCCCTCAAGCTCCAGCATACTCTCTTCTACCCCACCGTCTGCATCTACATCTCCGGCGGCCAAGGAGGCTTCGCCTaccccaccctcctccccttcaGTGAGTGGAGGCCTGTCCTCCCCCAG cCAGGGCGTCGGTGCTGAGCTCATGGGGCTGCAGGTGGACTACTGGACAGCAGCGCAGCCTGCGGACAGGAAGAGAGATGCCGAGAAGAAGGACATGCCCACCACCAAAAACACGCTCAAGTGCACTTTCCGGTCCCTCCAGGTCAGCAGGCTGCCCAGCAGTGGTGAGGCTGCAGCCACACCCACCATGTCCATGACTGTCGTCACCaaggagaagaacaagaagg tgatgtttTTGCCCAAGAAAACAAAGGACAAGGAAGTGGAATCCAAAAGCCAGTGCATCGAGGGCATCAGCCGGCTGATCTGCACAGCTAAGCACCAACAGAACATGCTTCGGG GCAGGCAGATGGTCAGGTGGCCCTCTCCCACAGTCCTCATCGACGGCGTGGAATGCAGCGATGTCAAGTTCTTCCAGCTGGCTGCCCAGTGGTCTTCTCACGTGAAGCACTTCCCCATCTGCATCTTTGGACACTCCAAAGCCACCTTCTAG